The Streptomyces sp. M92 nucleotide sequence CCACCTGGACATCGAGACCGACGATCCCGACGCCGAGACCGCGCGTCTGACCGCCCTGGGCGCGGAGCAGGTCTCGCAGTGGGAGGAGTGCCGCGTCCTGCGTGTACCGGGCGGCCACCTGGTCTGCGTCCTGCCAGTGGAGAGCGCGCGGGAAGTCTTCGCGGCGCGGGCCACCGTCTGGCCGTGAGGGCGCGGTTGTCTCCGGGCGTGCTCACACGTCCGACCCCACCGCCTCACCCGCCCCCCGCACCAGCCTCCGCGTGTGCTTCGCCGGCCCCCGCGATCTCTACTCCCACCCGCACGCCGACCCGGATACCCCACCCGGCCATCACCCCGGCCTCCGCCTCCAGAACATGCCGGGAACGCACCCGGGGAAGCCCGAGCCTGCCCGGCCGCATGGTGCGCACCGCGATAACGACCAGTCGCCGGTCGAGGTAGGCGACGTCGATGGGCATCCGCATCCGGAAGGTGTGGATGCTGTTGGCGGGAGACAGGAGCATCGCCCCGTCGAGCGAGCCGCGCCCCAACAGCCCTCGCCTACGGGCACGGTACGACCCGGCGATCTCCAACGGGACGCGGACACCGCTGCCCCCGGTCTCCCCGCCCACCACCAACTCTGCCGCCCCGTCCCGCCACCGCCGCCCCATACCGAACTCCTCCCGTACCCCACAGCTGGTTACCCCGGTCGGCCGGCCGGCCGACCAACCGACCGAACGTATCGGTCACGACCCGACCACGTGGCTCCTTTGCGGCAACGCTCACGCGTTACGCAACCGTTGCTGCTCAAAAGGCCACACGTAAGGCTGATTGAGTCCCGTGAACCCCGTGGGGAGACAGGCACCACCCTGGTGCCGCCCGATCCCCCTGGATAGCGTGGCTTCGCTCGAGAGAAGCCACGTCCCACCAGGAGTCGACCGTGAATCGCCGCCACCCCACCCTCCTCACAGCGTTCACGCTGACCGCCGCAGCGGCGCTGACGCTGTCCGCGTGCGGAAGCGACGACAGCGCCTCCGGCGACAATGACAAGATCGCGGGAGCGGACACGGGCAGTTCCACGCCGTCGGCTGCCCCGGCCGAGACGGGGGCACAGCAGACCGATCGCCCCAAGATCGAGTTGCCCTCCGATCTCTCCTACACCTTTGAGTGGCCTAAGACGGGCGACAAGGAAAAGGACGCTGTACTTGCAGATACGAAGGAATCGATCAAGGCGGTGGACCTGGCGATCACCAACCAGGACGCTCTCGACGAGGCGTATCTCTACTACTACGAGGGTGAGGCCGCTGCCGGTACACAGGAGTTCATTCAGAACTACGTTGATCAGAAGGCCGGCATCACCGGAAAGTATCGATTTTACGCTCCCGAAGTAGCCGTAGACAAATACGGAACTGCTTCCTTCACTTACTGTGAGGATCAAGGGAAGGCGTACGTGAAGTACCTCAAAACCAACAAGGTTCGAAAGACCGAGGTGACTGAGAAGAGTTATGTCATCTACCACACGTCGCTGAAGAAGAACAGCGAAGGTGTGTGGGAGATCCAGAAGATCACGTCGCAGAGCGGGAGTCCCAAGTGCCAACCCTGACACGTGCGGTGAACGGGCTGCCGGTTGCCGTCTTGGTCGGCGCTTGCTTGTCACTTCTTGTATGCCCTGGCACGGCACGCGCCGATGACATCTTGGACGGAAATACGCAGAACTCGGGCACAGAACAGCGTGCGGATGCGAGCGACGACGGCACGGTGTCTGTGACCGTTGGTGGCGTTGTATTCGATCACTCGAAGAACGGCAGCGGAGACTCCGCCGGGTCCTTGACGTCATCCACGTCCTGGAGCCCACCTCCCTGTTGGTACGCCCCCAAGTACACCCCGGAACAGTTGCAGAAGTACCTGGAGCCCATCTGGGAAGCCGGCTCCACGGGGTACCAGTGGGACGCCGAGCAGCGGGAGAAGTACAACGCCGGCGACGAGGAAAAGGGCTTCAACAAGGACAAGACCGGCGAAGGCTACTGGTGGGGCTCGTACGTCAACAAGAACTACCCACCAGGCTGGGACTCTTGCGACAAGGACTACTTCTGGGTGGACACGGGTGACGCCCCTCCCGCCGACATCGAGAATGCGGTGACACCCGAGGTCCTCGCGGAACTCGCCTACGCGGAGATCCGTGTCCCCGGCACGGAGGTGACGCTGGCCCCCGAGGAAGCAACCAAAGTGAACCTTCCGACATGGGCATGGCTCGACGGTGCCGAGTTCAAGCCGGTCTCCGTCACCGCGTCCGTGGAAGAGATCGGTGTCGAGGCGACGGCTACGGCAGAGCCGGTCTCGCTGGAGATCGAGCCGGGCACCCCGGACGCGGAGGTTTACCCGGCCTCGGGTGTCTGCCAGATCCATGATGGCCGTATCGGTGAGCCGTACGAGAAGGGCAGGGCGAATGACACACCGCCGTGCGGAGTGAAGTACCTCCGGTCCTCGGGTGACGGCTCGTTCCCGCTCGAGGCGACGGTCACCTGGGAGATCCACTGGACCGGTAGCGGCGGCGCGGGCGGCGACCTTCCCGACGGCACGTTCGGTGCCACCCAGGACGTCGTCGTCCAGGAGATCCAGGCCGTCAACCGCTGACGTCGGCGCCAGCCCTCTGTGCGTAAGCGCCCCTGCGCACGCCACGAAAACCGGATGCTGTCGTTCCCCTCTTCGGTGTAGATGGACCGGAGAGGGAGCGGACACATGGCGGGGCGGCTTGCCGTTGACGGTGACGAGCTCGGGCGCTTCATGAAGTCGCTGAGGAATTCGTCGACATCGCTCAAGGGGGTCCGCAAAGCGCTGTCGGACGCGAGCATCACCGGCCTCGGCACCGACGATCTCGACTCGGCGTGCGAGGCCTTCCAGGAGGACTGGAAGTACGGGTCGGAGGAGATCGGCAAGCAGACGGAGGATCTCGCCGACATCATCGGCAAGAGCAAGGACAGCTACCTCGAGGTCGACAAGGCGCTCGAGGAGGCGGTGCGGAAGTCGCGCGAGGCCGAGGGCGGCGGCAAGAAGTGACCGCCATCGCCGGGCAGGACCAGGACGGGGCCGCCCTGGACCCGCGTTCCCGAGCCGATCTGGGCAAGCCGCAGGGCCTCAAGTCGGCCCCGCGCATCCCCAACCCCGACTACCCGCACCTCGGCTTCAACCCCGTACCGGGCGACACGGAGACCGTGCGGGGTTTGCAGAAGAAGCTCAGCGGTTGCGCCAAGGTCCTTCAGGACACCTACGACACGGTCACCAAGCTGCTGGACGGCAGCTACTGGAAGGGCGATGCCGCGGTCGCCTTCCGCGAGCAGCTCGAGGGCGGCCCACTGCCGCTCAACCTCAAGAACGCGGCACACTCCATCCGCAAGGCTGCCACGCAGCTGAGCCGGTGGGAGGGCGAACTCGACGACTTCCAGCGGCGTGCCAAGAGGCTGGAGGAGGACGCGAAGGAAGCCCGGGCCGCGGTCGACCGTGCACGGGGGCTGGCGGACGAGGCGGGTGAGGACCCCGACCTCAAAGCGGGGGGTGCCGACCGTGAGGCCGCGCAGAAGGCGCTGACACGCGCGAACGGTGACCTGGACGACGCCGAGGCCGAACTTCGGAAGATCATCGGCAAGGCGAAGAGTCTGGCCGAAGAGCACGAGGAGAAGGCCGGGTACCGGGCCGGCAAGATCCGCGACGCCACGGAGAAGCTGGCGCCACAGGAGCCTGGGTGGTTCGACGAGGCACTGGACTGGCTGGGCGACAACCTGCCGGACATCCTGAGCTTCACGGCGGGACTTATCGGTGTGGTGGCTCTTCTCTTGTCGGGACCACTGGGGTGGGGCCTGGCGACCGCAGCGGCGCTGATGCTCACGGCTTCGGGGTTGAGCATCACAGCACTTGTTCTTCGGTTGAGCGATCCGGAGATCCGAGCTTCGCTCCTGGATGGTTTCACTAAGGGAGAGTTCGATGCCGACTTCTGGAGCAACGCTGTCTCCGTGGGGGCGGATTCTGTGGGCGCGTTGCCAGGGCTGGGGGCGGTGCTGAACGGCAGCATCAAGGCTACTCGCACCGTCCGGACGGGCAGTCAGTCGATCGGGTTCTGGCAGAAGGCGGCCACTTACGGATCGGAGTCCTTTGAGGAGGCGAGACACATTGCTGGACTGGGAAATCCGCTCGTTGCGCGAGCCGTAAGTGGGTTCAGTGATCCTGCTAAGGCGGCAAACGCCGTAGTCGCGACGTCGGCTGTGACCGGCGTAGTCACTGGCGGTTTTGGGTTGTACGGCAAGGCGCTTGATGCAGAGGAAGACGGTATCAAGAGTGGCACTGTCGCGGGAATCGACGGATCTCGTCTCATCCTCGATAGCGGCGGGATCATTGGTCTGGTCCGACACGTCTTCTGAGGTCATTGAGTGGAGAACCAAACTGTGCACGCTGCCCTCTACCCTTCTGCTTGGGACCACCCTCCGACGCGACGGTTCTGGGCCTGGCACGTCATGAGTAGTGTCCTCGCAGCTTCAGGTTGGGCAGCCTGTTGGATTCTGCTACTGAGTATCTCTACCTACACGCCTCAATGGGTGGTGTGGGTTTTCATGCCGTACTTTATCTATGGTCCTTATCGAGTGGCCGCCCAGGTGAAGAACGTCCTCGAAGCGTTGATGATGCGGCGAATTCTTCGTACGTACTCCTGGCGAATCATGTGTGACGTGCCGCGGGGTATTATCGATCGACCAGAGGTGGAGGGTAGTCAATTCGGATGGTTTGAGTTCCCCAATCCGGCGCGTGAGGATCAGTGGCTTCCCATGGTTTTCTCGACACACCTCCGCACTCGGTGGTGGGTCAGACGCATGGTTCCTCATGCGAACTCTCGCTCGAAGGCGGAAATCGAAACTGTTTGGTTTGCCGGTGACTGTCGTTTCGTTGGGGTTGTGGCTGCTCCCGCTGGGAAGGGCACCACACCGCGACGCCTGCACATTGTCGAGCAGCGAATCGGTGAGCGGAGTGGTCAGCGGTTCAGTGACTGGTGCGCGACGGCAGATGACATCGAGCGGGGCCGACGCGCGGGCGTACGCCCGGTCGCTCCTCGCACCGCGGAGAGAAGGTTGCCGTGAGCACCCCGCCAATCGTCCTTCACGAGTCCGTCGAAGACCTCTGCGCAGAGCTGTGGTTTGCCGAACCAGCCGGTTTCATGGCACTGCCATTGGACGTCCTGCTTGCCGAGCCTGATTCGTCTGCCGCCGTGATGATGCAAGAGACTGTCGCTCCCTTGCTCGAATCGATGTCGGATGGCGCAGAGCGCCAACGGTTCATCGCGCAGTTCGCGGCGGGACAGCAGATGTTGGCAGCCCTATGCGAAGCAGGCACCGTCTTTTGCTCGCTGGGCTTGCATCTCGACGACGTCGATTCAACCAAGGCGGGTTCCCCGCTGCTCTCCCTCTTCACCATCTCATGGCGTGAATCGAGCGTGGCTCCGCGCGGTGTCACAGCGGCGCGGGTGGTCACGTCGGATAAGGGGCGCACACATGTCACCCTCCTCGAACTGCCATGCGGGCCGGGTGTTCTGAGCGAGACCACGCTGAAATGTGCCGAAGGAAGTGGCCTCCCGCCGCTTCCCCTCCTCCAGATCCACGCCCACCTCCCCCACCCCGACTGCACCCGCCTCGCCGTCCTCACCCTCAGCACCACAGCCACCGCCCGGAGGGAGGAGTACCGGGCGATCCTGCGCCAAGTGGTGGAGACGGTCCGTTTCGAGAAGCCCTTGGGGAACGCCCCGTAAAGCGGTTGTCCCCCGCCGGAGGCGCAGGTAGGAAGACCTCCATGACCCCCATGCCTCCCATGACGCCCAAGACGACCGCCCTCGGCGCCGTGTTCCGCCCCCAGCTTGCCCCCGAGCGGCTGCGTGCCGTCGCTCGTGTCGCCGACGAGGCGGGGCTGGAGGAGTTGTGGCTCTGGGAGGACTGTTTCCGTGAGGGTGGGATCTCCACCGCCGCCGCCGCGCTCGCGTGGACCGAGAGGGTGCGGGTCGGGGTCGGGCTGTTGCCCGTGCCCCTGCGGAACGTGGCGATCACCGCGATGGAGGCTGCCACTCTGCACCGGATGTTCCCCGGCCGCGCGATCCTCGGCGTCGGCCACGGTGTACAGGACTGGATGGGGCAGGTCGGGGCGCGGGTGGAGTCGCCCGTCACCTTGCTGAGGGAGCATCTTCTCGCCCTGCGGGCCCTGTTGGCGGGGGAGCGGGTGACGACCGAGGGGCGGTACGTCCGGCTCGACGGCGTGGCGCTGGACTGGCCGCCGGGAGAGGGCGTCGAGGTACTCGCCGGGGCCACCGGCCCCCGTTCGCTGCGGCTGGCCGGTGAGGCCGCCGACGGGACCGTTCTCACCGCGTCGACCCCGCCGGACGGCGTACGCCGGGCCCGGCGGCTGATCGACGAGGGGCGTGCGGCGGCCGGGCGGACACAGGCGCACAAGGTGGTCGTCTATCTACTCGCCGCCACCGGGGCCGGCGCCCACGAGCGGTTGCGGGCCGAGCTGGTCGCCGAGGGGGACGACGGGGTTCCGGGGCTTGGTGTGGCCGGGGACGCGGAGGCCGTTGCCGCGGCCGTACGGCGGTTGGCCGAGGCTGGCGCGGACTCCGTGATTCTCCAGCCGACGGGCGACGAGCCGGACCCGGAGGGCTTCGTACGGTTCGCCGCCGAAGAGGTCCGCCCCTTGGTGGCGTAGACATCGTCGCCCTCCCCTCCCCTCTCCTCCCCTCGGCCGTTCCCCGCTCGCACCGACACACCGATAGGACCCCCATGGCACCCCCAGCCTCCCGCGCCTTCGACGACCTCGTGACCGAAGGCGCCGCCGTCCCCACCGAAGGGTGGGACTTCTCCTGGTTCGAGGGGCGGGCCACCGAGGCGCGGCCTTCCTGGGGGTACGCCCGTGCCATGGGCGGGCGGCTCGCCGGGGCCGGTGCCGTGCTGGACGTGCAGACCGGGGGAGGGGAGGTGCTGGACTTCGCCCTCGGGGCAGCGGCGCCCGCGCGGCCCGGCCTCCTCGTCGCCACCGAAGGGTGGCCGCCCAACGTCGCGAAGGCCACCGAACTGCTCCGCCCCCGCGGCGTCCCCGTGGTCGCCTCGCCCGACGACGAGCCCTTCCCCTTCGCCGACGGGGCTTTCGACCTCGTCGTGAGCCGGCATCCCGTCGTGCCGCACTGGTCGGAGATCGCCCGGGTCCTCGCGCCCGGCGGTACGTACTTCGCCCAGCACGTCGGTCCGGCCAGCGTGTTCGAGGTCATCGAGTTCTTTCTCGGGCCGCAGCCGGAGGAGAACCGGAACCATCGCCACCCTGACCGCGAACGGGCCGGCGCCGAGGGGGCCGGGCTGGAGGTCGTCGATCTGCGGGTGGAGCGGTTGCGGATGGAGTTCCATGACGTCGGGGCCGTCGTCCACTTCCTGCGCAAGGTCGTGTGGATGGTCCCGGGGTTCACCGTCGAGGCCTACCGGGACCGGCTGCTGGAGATGCACGAGCGCATCGAGGCGGAGGGGCCCTTCGTGGCCCACAGCGCACGGCACCTCTTCGAGGTCCGGAAGCCGCGGCAGTAGGGAGCCACGGGGAGGAGCGACGGGGAGGAGCGACGGAGAGGAGCGACGGGGAGTCCCCGGCGTCGCCGATGGTCCGTACGTCCGTCAGGGGCGGGCCGTCGACCCGGATGCCGACCCACGACTCCGCCGCGGAGGGGACCCGGGTGTGGACGCCGGGCAGCGCGCCGGCCGCTTCGGCGACCGGCGCGCCCGTTCGGGCGGAGTTGGCGAGGAACTGCCGTTCGAGGCATCGTGCGCCCGCTGCCTCCCAAGCGATCGCCGCCCTCTTCGTCATGAGGCAGCGTCAGGGGAGCGGTAGGCCAGTGAGCGGCCTCGACGGAATCGGCGGTGGCTTCCGCGGGGGCGGGGTTGTGCGGGATCTTCTGGGCATACATGGCGCACCTTCGCAAATATCCGTGAATATTCTGTGCCTGGAGGGAGGGTGCGGAATCCTCCGGCGATCCTCACGGGGTTTCCACATCGTTATTCATCGTTGCCCTTACCGCGTCGAATCTGCCCGGTCCGATCACGTAAGTTCGGTGCCAGGTAGTTCGCGTGAGCAAAGCTGCGCGTGTGGCACCGCGCAGTGGAGGGGGCTGCGCGGTGCCTGGTCAAGCGAGGGTTCGCCGGTGAGGTCACCCGGTGGGGGGAAGCGCGGGCGGTCCGCCGTGCGGGCGCCGGTGTGCGCGGGGCGTTGCCAGGTCGCCCCTCCGGTGCGCCGGGGCGCGGTTTTCTGTCTCCCGTCCGCTCTGTTCCGGCCATGATTCACGGCGGAATGAGTGCTTCCATGCCTACCCGGGCGTTGCCGGGCGATTTCGGAGAGTAGTTGTGGCATGCCGATGCACACGACATCCCTTACGAAGGGTTATGGTGGAAACCCCCCCTCGGGCCGGTCCGTCTCCCCCCCCCCACGGACCGGCCCGTTTTTTCTGCCCGCATTCGGCGGGGTCTCCCGGCGGGGTCGCCCGGCGGACGCCCGAGGGGCGCGCGTCATGAGGAGTTCACCGGTGCGTCGTCCTGTGCCGGGGCATGGCGGCGCTTGTTCGAGGGCATAAACCAAGCAGGTCGACGCCCGAACCACGGGTGTCGTATCTCAGCGGACGGCACGGAGCCGTCCGCCCGGGAGGCCCTTTGCACCAGCCCCACCGTGCGGTCACGGCACGGAAGACGCGGCGGAGGGCCGGTTCGCGGCCCGCGCCCGTCCGGGGCGGCCGTCGACCGGCCGACTCGTCAGTGCAGGGCGGCCGTCGGCCGGCCGGTTCGTTCCCGCTCTCCCGGCCCAGCGTCCACTCCGTCGCTCCCCGACCTCATCCGAGGGGGTACGTCCTTCCGTGGTGACCAGCGCAAAGCGCCACAAGCCAGACAGGCGCACCTACGTACTCGACACCAGCGTCCTGCTGGCCGACCCGAACGCCCTGAACCGCTTCGACGAGCACGAGGTCGTGCTCCCCATCGTCGTGGTGACGGAGCTGGAGGCCAAGCGGCACCATCCCGAACTCGGTTACTTCGCCCGGCAGGCCCTGCGCCTGCTCGACGAGTTCCGGGTGCGGCACGGTCGCCTCGACGCCCCCATCCCGATCGGTGATCTCGGCGGGACCGTCCGTGTCGAGCTCAACCACTCGGACCCCAGCGTGCTGCCCACCGGCTACCGCCTGGGGGACAACGACTCCCGCATCCTCGCGGTCGCCCGAAACCTCCAGGCGGAGGGATACGACGTCACCGTCGTGTCCAAGGACCTCCCCCTGAGGATCAAGGCGTCCTCCGTCGGCCTGCTCGCCGAGGAGTACCGCGCCGAGCTCGCCATCACGGACGCCTCCGGCTGGACCGGCATGTCCGAACTGACGCTGCCCGGCGAGCAGGTGGACATCCTCTTCGAGGAGGGGCGGGTCTACGTCCCCGAGGCCGCCGAGCTGCCCGTGCACACCGGGCTGACCATCCAGTCGGAGCGCGGCAAGGCCCTCGGCCGGGTCACGCCCGACGGCAGCGTCCGCGTGGTGCGCGGCGACCGCGAGGCGTTCGGCATCAAGGGCCGCAGCGCCGAGCAGCGGATCGCGCTCGACCTGCTCCTCGATCCGGACGTCGGGATCGTGTCGATGGGCGGCCGGGCCGGCACCGGCAAGTCGGCGCTGGCGCTGTGCGCGGGGCTGGAGGCGGTGCTTGAGCGGCGGCAGCACCAGAAGGTGATGGTCTTCCGGCCGCTGTACGCGGTGGGCGGGCAGGAACTCGGCTACCTGCCCGGCTCCGAGGCCGAGAAGATGAGCCCCTGGGCGCAGGCGGTCTTCGACACGCTGTCGGCGGTCACCAGCCGGGAGGTCATCGAGGAGGTGACCGCGCGCGGGATGCTGGAGGTGTTGCCGCTCACCCACATCCGGGGGCGCTCGCTGCACGACGCGTTCGTGATCGTGGACGAGGCCCAGTCGCTGGAGCGGAACGTCCTGCTGACCGTGCTCTCCCGCGTCGGGGCCAACTCGCGGGTCGTGCTGACCCACGACGTCGCACAGCGGGACAACCTGCGGGTGGGGCGGTACGACGGTGTCGTCGCCGTCGTCGAGAAGCTGAAGGGGCATCCGCTCTTCGCGCACGTCACCCTGACCCGGTCCGAGCGGTCGCAGATCGCGGCACTCGTGACCGAAATGCTGGAGGACGGCCACATCTGAGGCATGACGCGTGACGTGGGCGCCGTCCGGAAGGCGAAGAGCCTAGCCGGGCGGCGCCTCGGCGTGTGTGGCTTTCCGAGAATCCCCTGGGCCAAACGAGATGTGAGCTTTCACACGCAACACAGAATTGCCTCACCCCGTCGGGTTACGGCAGAGTCTCGTTCCTGTCAGGCCCCGCATACGACACAGCTGTATCCCCAGCGGTACGGCAGCACGACAGAAGCACCAGTCTCAACTCCATAGCAGCGTCGTATGCCGCCCGAGCACCACGCGGCGCTCCCTCCACGGGGAGTTGTCCACCGGGCCCGTGCCTCCCGTGACCCGTAGTTGGGGAGGCCAGTGTCAGGGGCACGATTGCGTCCGCGAGGGTCACCGAAGCGGGCGATGCTGGAAGGAAACCGTGTGAGCCGGATCTCGGTCCGGGGATTCGCAGTGGCCTCGGCCACGGCGGTCACCGCTGTCGGAAGTGTCGTCGGCGTTGCCTCGGGCAGCACCGCGCAGAACAACGACGCGGAAGCCACCGCAGCCGGCACGACGCTGCTTGCGGACATCCCCATGGGCGAGCAGGCGCAGGTGCAGACCGCGTCACTGACGCAGCAGGCCGACGTGCAGGCCATCGCCGCGGACGCGAGCGCCAAGAAGGACGCGGAGGAAGCGGCCCGCAAGGCAGCCGCCGAGACCGCCGTGGCCAAGCAGGAGAAGGCCAAGAAGGCGGCCGAGGAGGCCAAGAAGCGCGAGGCGGAGAAGGAAGCGGCCAGCCGCGACGCCCAGCGCGAGGCCACCAGCTTCTCCGTCCAGAGCTCCTACAGCATCAGCCAGATCCAGGCGATGGCCCGTCAGATGGTGCCGAGCGGCCAGTGGCAGTGCTTCAGCAACATCGTGGACCACGAGTCCAGCTGGAACTACAAGGCCGTCAACCCCTCCTCCGGTGCCTACGGCCTCTTCCAGGCCCTCCCGGCCGGCAAGTACGCCTCGGCGGGCGCCGACTGGCGGACCAACCCGGCCACCCAGATCAAGTGGGGCCTCAACTACATGGACAACCGCTACGGCAGCCCGTGCGACGCCTGGGCCTTCTGGCAGGCCAACCACTGGT carries:
- a CDS encoding DUF192 domain-containing protein, with product MGRRWRDGAAELVVGGETGGSGVRVPLEIAGSYRARRRGLLGRGSLDGAMLLSPANSIHTFRMRMPIDVAYLDRRLVVIAVRTMRPGRLGLPRVRSRHVLEAEAGVMAGWGIRVGVRVGVEIAGAGEAHAEAGAGGG
- a CDS encoding putative T7SS-secreted protein encodes the protein MTAIAGQDQDGAALDPRSRADLGKPQGLKSAPRIPNPDYPHLGFNPVPGDTETVRGLQKKLSGCAKVLQDTYDTVTKLLDGSYWKGDAAVAFREQLEGGPLPLNLKNAAHSIRKAATQLSRWEGELDDFQRRAKRLEEDAKEARAAVDRARGLADEAGEDPDLKAGGADREAAQKALTRANGDLDDAEAELRKIIGKAKSLAEEHEEKAGYRAGKIRDATEKLAPQEPGWFDEALDWLGDNLPDILSFTAGLIGVVALLLSGPLGWGLATAAALMLTASGLSITALVLRLSDPEIRASLLDGFTKGEFDADFWSNAVSVGADSVGALPGLGAVLNGSIKATRTVRTGSQSIGFWQKAATYGSESFEEARHIAGLGNPLVARAVSGFSDPAKAANAVVATSAVTGVVTGGFGLYGKALDAEEDGIKSGTVAGIDGSRLILDSGGIIGLVRHVF
- a CDS encoding LLM class flavin-dependent oxidoreductase → MTPKTTALGAVFRPQLAPERLRAVARVADEAGLEELWLWEDCFREGGISTAAAALAWTERVRVGVGLLPVPLRNVAITAMEAATLHRMFPGRAILGVGHGVQDWMGQVGARVESPVTLLREHLLALRALLAGERVTTEGRYVRLDGVALDWPPGEGVEVLAGATGPRSLRLAGEAADGTVLTASTPPDGVRRARRLIDEGRAAAGRTQAHKVVVYLLAATGAGAHERLRAELVAEGDDGVPGLGVAGDAEAVAAAVRRLAEAGADSVILQPTGDEPDPEGFVRFAAEEVRPLVA
- a CDS encoding class I SAM-dependent methyltransferase, with the translated sequence MAPPASRAFDDLVTEGAAVPTEGWDFSWFEGRATEARPSWGYARAMGGRLAGAGAVLDVQTGGGEVLDFALGAAAPARPGLLVATEGWPPNVAKATELLRPRGVPVVASPDDEPFPFADGAFDLVVSRHPVVPHWSEIARVLAPGGTYFAQHVGPASVFEVIEFFLGPQPEENRNHRHPDRERAGAEGAGLEVVDLRVERLRMEFHDVGAVVHFLRKVVWMVPGFTVEAYRDRLLEMHERIEAEGPFVAHSARHLFEVRKPRQ
- a CDS encoding PhoH family protein — its product is MVTSAKRHKPDRRTYVLDTSVLLADPNALNRFDEHEVVLPIVVVTELEAKRHHPELGYFARQALRLLDEFRVRHGRLDAPIPIGDLGGTVRVELNHSDPSVLPTGYRLGDNDSRILAVARNLQAEGYDVTVVSKDLPLRIKASSVGLLAEEYRAELAITDASGWTGMSELTLPGEQVDILFEEGRVYVPEAAELPVHTGLTIQSERGKALGRVTPDGSVRVVRGDREAFGIKGRSAEQRIALDLLLDPDVGIVSMGGRAGTGKSALALCAGLEAVLERRQHQKVMVFRPLYAVGGQELGYLPGSEAEKMSPWAQAVFDTLSAVTSREVIEEVTARGMLEVLPLTHIRGRSLHDAFVIVDEAQSLERNVLLTVLSRVGANSRVVLTHDVAQRDNLRVGRYDGVVAVVEKLKGHPLFAHVTLTRSERSQIAALVTEMLEDGHI
- a CDS encoding transglycosylase SLT domain-containing protein, which produces MSRISVRGFAVASATAVTAVGSVVGVASGSTAQNNDAEATAAGTTLLADIPMGEQAQVQTASLTQQADVQAIAADASAKKDAEEAARKAAAETAVAKQEKAKKAAEEAKKREAEKEAASRDAQREATSFSVQSSYSISQIQAMARQMVPSGQWQCFSNIVDHESSWNYKAVNPSSGAYGLFQALPAGKYASAGADWRTNPATQIKWGLNYMDNRYGSPCDAWAFWQANHWY